A region from the Mya arenaria isolate MELC-2E11 chromosome 2, ASM2691426v1 genome encodes:
- the LOC128220130 gene encoding uncharacterized protein LOC128220130 — MNVSDINTKVSGRVDSALPPIDGQYSANNLRQNRICGINAFSSSNMVSQNNRGTSSKSLIYRSIPPKPHTFTLSDMIGESLPQQKGVTSKKLGMSGSSSSEFAKRFLSRPMAQPKVVEFNVGKMSVHKRRRGINGFFPPVKLRMASSATMAKSPTHSAVSSEIGQYVHQQLHGPTVHAMSAPLMPTGSNTATTTTNGTMQLAPTSFSEVRPKSASRSISRASRTSRHSVRKTPESVRTAPPLDTGIVYPETFEFEDINHLPNQKTQVLPPRNLPWVFRYKVKRNMNELSKIMANKNPQLVDV; from the exons ATGAATGTGTCAGATATTAATACAAAAGTCAGTGGTCGAGTCGACAGCGCATTACCACCAATAGACGGTCAATATTCCGCGAACAATTTAAGACAAAACAGGATATGTGGAATTAATGCGTTTTCTTCATCGAACATGGTGAGCCAAAATAACCGGGGCACCAGCTCCAAAAGCTTGATATATCGGAGCATCCCGCCCAAGCCTCACACTTTCACACTCTCAGACATGATTGGGGAATCGCTCCCGCAACAGAAAGGAGTGACCAGCAAGAAACTGGGCATGTCAGGCAGCTCGTCGTCGGAATTCGCTAAACGATTTCTATCGCGACCGATGGCGCAACCCAAAGTAGTGGAATTTAATGTAGGAAAAATGAGTGTGCATAAACGCCGACGAGGAATAAATGGATTTTTCCCGCCTGTGAAATTAAGGATGGCTTCGTCGGCAACCATGGCAAAGTCTCCCACCCATAGCGCTGTATCGTCGGAGATAGGACAATATGTGCACCAACAACTGCATGGC CCGACAGTTCACGCCATGTCAGCACCTCTGATGCCGACAGGATCGAACACGGCGACAACGACGACAAACGGCACAATGCAACTAGCGCCGACATCATTTTCCGAAGTCCGCCCAAAGTCTGCGTCACGTTCTATCTCGCGAGCGTCTCGCACGTCACGTCACTCCGTCCGGAAAACGCCGGAGTCGGTTCGGACGGCGCCGCCACTGGATACTGGCATTGTTTACCCAGAAACTTTCGAATTTGAGGATATAAACCACCTGCCTAATCAGAAAACGCAGGTTTTACCTCCAAGGAACTTACCCTGGGTGTTTAGGTACAAAGTGAAGAGAAATATGAACGAACTATCAAAGATCATGGCAAATAAAAACCCTCAACTCGTAGATGTTTGA